A portion of the Microbulbifer agarilyticus genome contains these proteins:
- the ftsW gene encoding putative lipid II flippase FtsW translates to MSKLPLNAANQQIDPYAWVLPFCVAALASIGVVMVASASVAFAADLYNDQWYFLKRHLVFLAAGVVGALILSRISLNTWSNLSWTLLIFAVAMLVAVLIPGVGRAVNGSMRWIALGPITVQPAEVAKFCCLVFFASFLTRRHEKLRHWTSFMVPISVLGIVALLLLLEPDFGSVVVISGTALAMVFLAGARLPHTFMLVAVAACGLVMMAIFSPYRLQRLTTFWDPWAEQYAAGYQLTQSLIAFGRGEWFGVGLGNSVQKLFYLPEAHTDFVFAILAEEWGLVGGLLVIGLYAALTWSLLRLVRKALAKQAYFTALLTFGIAVLLAGQAFVNMGVASGLLPTKGLTLPFVSSGGSSLVVCFGLFALALRAQKELNSEEGQDQGRIEKISQLPIFNPLQLGDRKSGEAA, encoded by the coding sequence ATGAGCAAGTTGCCTCTGAACGCGGCGAACCAGCAAATAGACCCATATGCCTGGGTGCTGCCTTTTTGCGTAGCAGCGTTGGCGAGTATTGGTGTGGTGATGGTCGCCTCGGCATCGGTCGCATTTGCGGCGGACCTATATAACGACCAGTGGTATTTCCTCAAGCGCCATTTGGTGTTTTTGGCCGCCGGTGTTGTGGGTGCGTTGATCTTGAGCCGGATCTCGCTCAATACCTGGTCGAACCTGTCCTGGACGCTGTTGATTTTTGCGGTGGCTATGCTGGTAGCGGTGCTTATTCCCGGAGTGGGGCGCGCGGTGAACGGCAGTATGCGCTGGATTGCCCTGGGGCCAATCACGGTGCAGCCCGCGGAAGTTGCCAAGTTCTGCTGTCTGGTGTTTTTTGCGAGTTTCCTGACCCGGCGCCATGAAAAGCTGCGCCACTGGACCAGTTTTATGGTACCGATTTCGGTGCTGGGTATTGTAGCTCTGCTGCTACTACTTGAGCCCGACTTTGGGTCGGTGGTGGTTATCTCGGGTACTGCCCTGGCAATGGTTTTTCTGGCCGGTGCCCGCTTACCACATACCTTTATGCTGGTGGCGGTTGCCGCTTGCGGCCTGGTGATGATGGCGATTTTCAGCCCTTACCGCTTGCAGCGATTGACAACTTTCTGGGACCCCTGGGCAGAACAGTATGCGGCGGGCTACCAGTTGACGCAGTCGCTAATCGCATTTGGTCGAGGTGAATGGTTTGGCGTCGGCCTGGGTAACAGCGTGCAGAAATTGTTTTATCTGCCGGAGGCGCATACGGATTTTGTATTTGCGATTCTGGCGGAGGAATGGGGCTTGGTTGGCGGCCTGCTGGTTATTGGTTTGTATGCAGCTCTGACCTGGTCCCTGTTGCGATTGGTGCGTAAGGCGCTGGCTAAACAGGCGTACTTTACCGCTCTGCTTACCTTCGGTATTGCGGTGCTGCTGGCGGGGCAAGCCTTTGTAAATATGGGGGTAGCCTCAGGTCTGTTGCCAACCAAGGGGCTGACCTTGCCATTTGTAAGTTCCGGTGGTTCCAGCCTGGTGGTGTGTTTTGGCCTGTTTGCCCTGGCGCTGCGCGCGCAGAAAGAATTGAACAGCGAAGAAGGCCAGGATCAGGGGCGTATTGAGAAAATCAGCCAGTTGCCGATTTTCAACCCCCTGCAATTGG
- the murD gene encoding UDP-N-acetylmuramoyl-L-alanine--D-glutamate ligase, translating to MNLIATSEKKVVIGLGATGQSVVRFLLRQGISPVVVDSREAPPALEQFCAEYPDVAVECGPLNPDTLLAASEIIVSPGVGVAEPAIAAAMAEGVPVVGDIELFARELNRLEVRPKIIAITGSNGKSTVTTLMGEMVSAAGFNVEVGGNIGVPVLDLLAQCASKMPDVFVLELSSFQLETTYSLAPDVATILNMSADHMDRYPSMAAYHQAKQRVYRHAQQLVINRADPLTRGPLGKDRVEWSFGLDRPDLRQFGVIRDGAGQWLAQGAEKLLRTDEMAMVGSHNIANALAALALGNVVGMEMPAMLQVLRHFTGLTHRCERVGDMHGVVFVNDSKGTNVGATRAALDGLADGEHKIVLIAGGDGKGADFSPLGQALSALRGLVTIGVDGPKIASVFTDGVQQVAATDMADAVTKARAMAQSGDFVLLSPACASFDMYRNFEVRGEAFRQAVEELVSGGDADREARQ from the coding sequence ATGAATCTTATCGCAACGTCAGAGAAAAAAGTGGTGATCGGATTGGGTGCTACCGGGCAATCGGTGGTGCGTTTTCTGCTGCGCCAGGGAATTTCTCCTGTTGTTGTTGATAGCCGTGAGGCGCCGCCGGCGCTGGAACAGTTTTGCGCCGAGTATCCGGATGTGGCCGTCGAATGCGGTCCGCTGAATCCGGACACCTTGCTCGCCGCCAGTGAAATTATTGTCAGCCCCGGTGTGGGCGTCGCAGAACCCGCGATTGCTGCTGCCATGGCCGAAGGTGTCCCGGTTGTCGGCGATATAGAGTTGTTCGCGCGCGAACTAAATCGTCTTGAAGTGCGCCCCAAAATTATTGCGATTACCGGCTCCAACGGTAAAAGCACTGTTACCACCCTTATGGGGGAAATGGTCTCTGCAGCCGGATTCAATGTCGAAGTGGGTGGCAATATCGGTGTGCCGGTCCTCGACCTGCTGGCGCAGTGCGCATCGAAGATGCCGGACGTGTTTGTGTTGGAGTTGTCCAGTTTCCAGCTGGAGACCACCTACTCTCTGGCTCCGGATGTGGCGACCATCCTGAATATGAGCGCGGATCATATGGATCGCTATCCGAGTATGGCCGCGTACCACCAGGCGAAGCAGCGCGTATACCGCCATGCCCAGCAGTTGGTGATCAACCGCGCGGACCCGCTGACCCGCGGCCCGCTGGGTAAGGATCGGGTGGAGTGGAGCTTTGGACTCGACCGTCCGGACCTGCGTCAGTTTGGAGTTATTCGCGACGGCGCAGGCCAGTGGCTTGCGCAGGGCGCCGAAAAATTATTGCGTACCGACGAAATGGCAATGGTGGGCAGCCACAACATTGCGAATGCACTGGCCGCGCTGGCGCTGGGAAATGTGGTAGGTATGGAAATGCCTGCAATGTTGCAGGTGCTTCGCCACTTTACCGGCCTGACCCATCGCTGCGAGCGGGTCGGTGATATGCATGGTGTTGTATTCGTCAACGACTCCAAAGGCACCAATGTTGGCGCTACCCGTGCCGCGCTGGACGGACTCGCGGATGGCGAACACAAAATTGTGTTGATTGCTGGTGGCGACGGTAAGGGAGCGGATTTCTCGCCCCTGGGCCAAGCGCTAAGTGCGCTGCGCGGCTTGGTTACTATCGGTGTGGATGGCCCGAAAATCGCCAGCGTGTTCACCGATGGCGTACAGCAGGTAGCAGCGACTGATATGGCTGATGCGGTGACGAAAGCACGGGCGATGGCGCAATCGGGCGATTTCGTGCTGCTGTCTCCAGCCTGTGCCAGTTTTGATATGTATCGCAACTTCGAAGTGCGCGGCGAAGCTTTTCGTCAGGCAGTGGAAGAACTTGTGTCTGGTGGCGATGCGGACAGGGAGGCGCGGCAATGA
- the mraY gene encoding phospho-N-acetylmuramoyl-pentapeptide-transferase: protein MLLWLAEYLQQYVKGFTVFNYLTVRAILGALTALGISLLVGPRMISWLDRLQVGQAVRDDGPQSHLSKSGTPTMGGTLILAAIFSGALLWSDLSNRLVWVTLLVTFVFGAVGFVDDYKKVVEKNSRGLIARWKYLWQSVAGLGAAIYLYMSATTPAETQLFVPFFKDVAINLGPVMFILLTYFVVVGSSNAVNLTDGLDGLAIMPSVMVGGALGLIAYLVGHVEFANYLHIPYIAGAGELAVFCAALGGAGLGFLWFNTYPAQVFMGDVGALALGAALGIIAVITRHEIVLFIMGGVFVMETVSVILQVASFKLTGKRIFRMAPLHHHFELKGWPEPRVIVRFWIITVVLVLAGLATLKLR from the coding sequence ATGCTGCTATGGCTGGCTGAATATTTACAACAGTACGTTAAGGGTTTTACGGTCTTTAACTACCTTACTGTGCGCGCCATTCTCGGTGCGCTGACAGCACTGGGGATTTCGCTGTTGGTAGGCCCGCGGATGATTTCCTGGCTGGACCGTTTACAGGTCGGGCAGGCGGTGCGCGATGATGGCCCCCAGTCTCACCTGAGTAAATCGGGCACCCCGACCATGGGCGGCACTTTGATCCTTGCAGCAATTTTTTCTGGTGCCTTGCTGTGGTCCGATCTGAGTAACCGCCTGGTATGGGTGACTCTGCTGGTGACCTTTGTGTTTGGCGCCGTTGGATTTGTGGACGACTACAAGAAAGTCGTTGAGAAAAATTCACGTGGTCTGATCGCGCGCTGGAAGTACCTCTGGCAATCGGTGGCGGGTCTGGGTGCTGCCATTTACTTGTATATGAGTGCGACGACACCTGCGGAAACGCAATTGTTTGTGCCGTTCTTCAAAGACGTCGCGATTAACCTGGGTCCGGTGATGTTTATCCTGCTCACCTATTTCGTAGTGGTAGGTTCCAGTAATGCGGTCAATCTTACCGATGGACTTGATGGCCTGGCGATTATGCCATCGGTCATGGTGGGTGGTGCACTGGGTCTGATTGCTTACCTGGTCGGCCATGTGGAATTTGCCAATTATCTGCATATTCCCTATATCGCTGGCGCTGGTGAACTAGCTGTGTTTTGTGCCGCGCTGGGTGGCGCAGGGTTAGGCTTTTTGTGGTTTAACACCTATCCCGCACAAGTATTTATGGGCGATGTGGGTGCGTTGGCGCTGGGTGCTGCGCTCGGCATCATCGCGGTCATTACCCGTCACGAGATTGTGCTGTTCATCATGGGTGGCGTGTTTGTGATGGAAACAGTATCGGTCATCCTGCAGGTCGCATCGTTCAAGCTGACCGGTAAGCGAATTTTCCGTATGGCCCCGCTGCACCATCATTTCGAATTGAAAGGTTGGCCGGAGCCCCGAGTGATTGTACGTTTTTGGATTATTACGGTGGTCTTGGTGTTGGCCGGTCTGGCCACGCTCAAGCTGCGCTGA
- a CDS encoding UDP-N-acetylmuramoyl-tripeptide--D-alanyl-D-alanine ligase: MIAPLTLEQLQQRFGGELVNGSVQFDAVCTDTRKLDAGALFVALRGETFDAHDFLANVDGKVLGIVSEKRLEKSSLPQWLVNDTNVALGQIARLCREQFSGPVIGITGSCGKTTVKEMLAGIFGQRHNVCVTQGNLNNHFGVPMTLFSLAPENDVLIVEMGASGPNEIGYLCSIANPNITAVNNVMPAHVEGFGSVDGIATAKGQIYTSLEPGSAAVINADDNYADYWRGEMPEDVRTLDVGFGHQWAVHPDNIELDSRGCPKFDLVVEGVSHPVQLQVLGEHNVHNALVASGIAHAAGLPVAEIATGLGVSSGVAGRMQSLPGSNGATVIDDSYNANPGSVSAAIEMLAQRDGQKILVLGDMAELGPEADSAHRDMGLLARERGIDQLFTLGSLSGAASVAFAAGHQHEQRNFSERESLIKVLAPELDENTTVLVKGSRSARMELIVQALTDGNQ; this comes from the coding sequence ATGATTGCACCGCTGACCCTCGAGCAGTTGCAGCAACGATTTGGTGGCGAGCTGGTTAATGGCTCGGTGCAATTTGACGCGGTGTGTACCGATACCCGCAAGCTCGACGCCGGTGCCCTGTTTGTCGCCCTGCGAGGGGAGACCTTTGACGCCCACGACTTTCTGGCCAATGTGGACGGCAAGGTACTCGGAATCGTGTCCGAGAAACGACTGGAGAAGTCTTCGCTGCCGCAGTGGCTGGTAAACGATACGAACGTTGCCCTGGGGCAGATTGCTCGCCTGTGTCGTGAGCAGTTTAGTGGGCCGGTTATCGGTATCACTGGTTCTTGCGGCAAAACCACGGTGAAAGAAATGCTCGCGGGTATTTTCGGACAGCGTCATAACGTGTGTGTGACTCAGGGAAACCTGAATAATCATTTTGGCGTGCCGATGACCCTGTTTTCCCTGGCGCCTGAAAATGACGTATTGATTGTGGAGATGGGTGCGAGCGGGCCGAATGAAATCGGCTATTTGTGCAGCATTGCCAACCCAAATATCACCGCAGTAAACAACGTCATGCCTGCGCATGTGGAAGGCTTTGGCTCGGTGGATGGTATTGCAACTGCCAAGGGGCAGATCTACACCAGCCTTGAGCCCGGTAGCGCGGCAGTGATTAACGCAGATGACAATTATGCGGATTACTGGCGTGGCGAAATGCCTGAAGATGTGCGCACCCTGGATGTGGGGTTTGGCCACCAGTGGGCGGTGCACCCAGACAATATCGAATTGGATTCTCGCGGTTGCCCGAAGTTTGATCTCGTTGTAGAGGGTGTTTCCCATCCGGTACAGCTGCAGGTGCTGGGGGAACACAACGTACATAACGCACTGGTTGCTTCTGGCATTGCGCATGCTGCGGGACTTCCAGTCGCTGAAATCGCAACGGGACTCGGTGTTTCCAGTGGTGTGGCGGGGCGTATGCAGTCTCTCCCTGGGAGTAATGGCGCCACTGTTATTGATGATAGCTACAACGCCAACCCGGGGTCGGTGAGTGCCGCAATTGAAATGCTCGCCCAGCGCGATGGCCAAAAGATCTTGGTGTTGGGCGATATGGCTGAGCTGGGGCCTGAGGCGGATAGCGCCCATCGTGATATGGGATTGCTCGCTCGCGAGCGTGGGATCGATCAGCTGTTCACTCTGGGAAGTTTGAGTGGGGCGGCCAGCGTGGCGTTTGCCGCGGGCCATCAACATGAACAACGTAATTTCTCCGAACGCGAATCCCTGATTAAGGTGCTCGCGCCGGAGCTTGATGAAAACACCACTGTGCTGGTGAAAGGTTCCCGCAGTGCGCGCATGGAACTGATCGTGCAAGCGCTGACTGACGGAAATCAATAA
- a CDS encoding UDP-N-acetylmuramoyl-L-alanyl-D-glutamate--2,6-diaminopimelate ligase, which produces MTQRNPTNTDNARHVSLATLVPGYAGIPDISVSGVALDSRQVKSGDVFMALRGTVVDGREYIDSAIANGAAAVLADDETLDSAERDGVQVITVPGLAARVGEIAARFYGNPSAEMYLVGITGTNGKSTCAYLTAQLLAAHFGSAAVMGTIGNGVWKDGEVHLEDTGLTTPDPVRLQKDYADFYAQGARAGAMEVSSHSLAQGRVHGLEFDTAVFTNLTRDHLDYHGNMAAYGAAKEKLFGLPKLKRGVINIDDPFGAQMVERCKLRGLRVTTYGLQSGDLQIRDLKRLDSGFSVRVITPWGEGELKAPLIGDFNIHNALAVVAAAGSAGMPLADILAAFETIRSVPGRMERVVTGENEDISVLVDYAHTPDALRAALEAARPYCRGKLWCVFGCGGDRDTGKRAPMGRIAVELSDCPVVTSDNPRGEDPQKIIDDILQGVDDQKCVVKADRAEAIAFAVANAGPGDTVLIAGKGHEDYQLVGDEKLHFCDREQAASALLERAAGQTAGSES; this is translated from the coding sequence GTGACCCAGCGCAACCCAACGAATACAGATAACGCGCGCCATGTATCGCTGGCGACGCTGGTGCCCGGATATGCCGGTATTCCAGATATTTCGGTGAGCGGCGTCGCCCTGGATAGCCGACAAGTGAAGTCCGGTGACGTGTTTATGGCCCTTCGCGGCACCGTAGTGGATGGTCGCGAATATATAGATAGCGCGATCGCGAATGGCGCTGCCGCGGTGCTCGCTGATGACGAGACGCTAGATAGCGCTGAACGGGATGGTGTGCAGGTCATTACCGTGCCGGGCCTGGCTGCGCGCGTGGGTGAAATCGCCGCGCGCTTTTACGGTAATCCAAGCGCAGAAATGTATCTGGTGGGTATTACCGGAACGAACGGTAAATCCACTTGTGCGTATTTGACTGCACAATTACTCGCCGCCCACTTTGGCAGTGCCGCGGTTATGGGCACGATCGGTAACGGTGTGTGGAAGGATGGTGAAGTTCATCTGGAAGATACGGGCCTGACCACTCCCGATCCGGTGCGACTGCAAAAAGATTATGCGGACTTTTATGCACAGGGTGCGCGCGCCGGTGCTATGGAAGTTTCTTCCCACTCTCTGGCGCAGGGGCGGGTGCATGGATTGGAATTCGATACAGCGGTATTTACCAATCTGACCCGTGATCACCTGGATTATCACGGCAATATGGCGGCCTACGGTGCTGCCAAAGAAAAGTTGTTTGGGCTGCCCAAGCTGAAGCGCGGGGTGATCAATATTGATGACCCATTTGGTGCGCAAATGGTTGAGCGCTGCAAATTGCGTGGTTTGAGAGTAACTACCTACGGCTTACAGTCCGGAGACCTGCAAATTCGTGACTTGAAGCGTCTGGATAGCGGCTTCTCAGTACGCGTTATTACGCCTTGGGGTGAAGGAGAGTTGAAGGCGCCGCTCATTGGGGACTTCAATATTCACAATGCGCTCGCCGTTGTCGCAGCAGCGGGTTCAGCAGGTATGCCCCTGGCTGACATTCTCGCGGCCTTTGAAACTATTCGCTCGGTGCCTGGTCGCATGGAGCGTGTCGTCACAGGTGAAAACGAAGACATTAGTGTCTTGGTGGACTATGCCCATACGCCGGACGCACTGCGTGCAGCGCTGGAAGCTGCGCGGCCCTATTGTCGTGGCAAATTGTGGTGTGTGTTTGGTTGCGGTGGTGATCGTGACACCGGCAAGCGTGCGCCGATGGGCCGCATCGCGGTTGAGCTGTCGGATTGTCCTGTGGTGACGAGTGACAACCCGCGTGGCGAGGACCCGCAAAAAATTATCGACGATATTTTGCAGGGCGTGGACGACCAGAAATGTGTAGTGAAAGCAGATCGCGCTGAAGCGATTGCTTTTGCAGTCGCCAATGCTGGCCCTGGCGACACCGTATTGATTGCGGGCAAAGGGCACGAAGACTATCAGCTGGTCGGCGACGAAAAATTGCATTTCTGTGATCGCGAACAGGCGGCCAGTGCGCTGCTTGAGAGAGCTGCCGGGCAGACCGCAGGGAGTGAATCATGA
- a CDS encoding peptidoglycan D,D-transpeptidase FtsI family protein, translating to MGAVKKQQQQPGIARWRFALVAGLLCLLAAALVVHLAGLQVLPQQDKGYRFLQDQGRARTIRTEEIAAYRGSILDRNGELLAVSTPVHTIWANPQLLKETSADQLRLLASALGTPPARLAERLNKYRNKGFMYLRRHMTPEGAQKVLSLDLAGVYSKKEYRRFYPAGEVTAQLLGFTNIDDLGQEGLELAYEQSLAGEPGKRQVMKDLKGRVVRDLAVQQEARPGRDLQLTIDMRLQYLAYRELKKAVAENGAASGYMVILDTQSGDVLAMANQPSFNPNNRAGVKAAAMRNRALIDQFEPGSTIKPLTALAALETGRWQPNTRINTSPGYIRLPGKTLLDPVNYGEIDLTKVITKSSQVGITKVAMDLEPENLRGLFYRLGLGEAVGSGFPGEAPGILPTRDRWHPIELANFAFGYGLTVNAVQLAQAYSVVANAGLKRPVSLILEQGKTAAKNTPAESVVDAELAGQVAAMLETVIGPEGTGKHASVDGYRVAGKTGTVHKVGREGYVDNRYRSVFAGFVPVDNPRLAAVVVIDDPTNTKYYGGEVAAPVFGKVMTGAMRLLQVPPEHIPPADKQLAKQLDERGTTS from the coding sequence ATGGGTGCCGTGAAAAAGCAGCAACAACAGCCGGGTATTGCCCGCTGGCGCTTCGCGCTAGTGGCCGGTTTGCTGTGCCTGCTTGCCGCTGCCCTGGTGGTTCACTTGGCCGGACTGCAAGTGTTGCCTCAGCAGGATAAGGGATACCGCTTCCTGCAGGACCAGGGGCGCGCACGTACCATTCGCACCGAAGAAATAGCCGCCTATCGAGGCAGTATTCTGGACCGTAATGGCGAGTTGCTGGCGGTGAGTACGCCGGTGCACACCATCTGGGCAAACCCTCAGCTATTAAAAGAAACCAGCGCGGATCAGTTACGTCTACTTGCATCGGCACTTGGTACGCCACCGGCCCGCCTCGCAGAGCGCCTGAACAAGTATCGCAATAAAGGGTTTATGTACCTGCGCCGCCACATGACCCCCGAGGGCGCGCAAAAGGTGCTGTCTCTGGATCTGGCCGGGGTGTACAGCAAGAAAGAGTATCGGCGCTTTTATCCGGCGGGTGAAGTCACTGCCCAACTGCTGGGCTTTACTAATATCGACGATTTAGGCCAGGAAGGGCTTGAGCTGGCCTATGAGCAGTCCCTGGCGGGTGAGCCAGGCAAGCGCCAGGTGATGAAGGACCTCAAGGGGCGCGTAGTGCGCGATCTGGCAGTCCAGCAAGAGGCGCGCCCGGGCCGCGATCTGCAGCTCACCATTGATATGCGCCTGCAATACCTCGCGTATCGCGAATTGAAAAAAGCAGTTGCGGAAAACGGTGCCGCGTCCGGTTACATGGTGATCCTCGATACCCAATCCGGCGACGTGCTGGCGATGGCAAATCAGCCGTCTTTTAACCCCAACAACCGCGCCGGGGTGAAAGCTGCCGCAATGCGTAACCGCGCGCTGATCGATCAGTTCGAACCTGGCTCGACGATCAAGCCTCTGACCGCACTGGCGGCATTGGAGACCGGTCGCTGGCAGCCAAATACCCGCATCAATACGAGCCCGGGATACATCCGTTTGCCCGGGAAGACGTTGCTCGACCCGGTGAACTACGGCGAGATTGACTTGACCAAGGTGATCACCAAGTCGAGTCAGGTGGGTATCACCAAGGTAGCGATGGATTTGGAGCCTGAAAACTTGCGGGGGCTTTTTTACCGCTTGGGGCTGGGCGAAGCAGTTGGCAGTGGGTTCCCCGGAGAGGCCCCGGGAATACTGCCAACCAGGGATCGATGGCATCCCATTGAGCTAGCGAACTTTGCGTTCGGCTACGGTTTAACAGTGAATGCGGTGCAATTGGCTCAGGCCTACAGTGTCGTCGCAAACGCCGGGCTAAAACGCCCGGTTTCGCTGATTTTGGAGCAGGGAAAAACGGCTGCCAAAAATACTCCAGCAGAAAGCGTTGTCGATGCTGAGCTCGCGGGCCAAGTTGCCGCAATGCTCGAGACCGTGATTGGCCCTGAAGGCACGGGCAAACACGCGTCTGTGGATGGTTATCGTGTCGCGGGCAAGACCGGCACCGTGCACAAGGTGGGGCGCGAAGGTTATGTCGATAATCGCTACCGCTCTGTGTTTGCCGGCTTCGTGCCTGTGGATAATCCGCGCCTCGCTGCGGTGGTAGTGATCGATGATCCCACCAATACCAAGTATTACGGCGGTGAGGTGGCAGCGCCTGTTTTTGGCAAAGTGATGACTGGTGCCATGCGTTTGCTGCAGGTGCCGCCTGAACATATTCCGCCCGCTGATAAGCAGCTGGCGAAGCAGCTGGACGAAAGAGGTACAACATCGTGA
- the ftsL gene encoding cell division protein FtsL, translating into MATKKLWLFVLWGLVMASALGVVHTTHQSRVLTAQLEQAQRYRDELRYEQERLLLERGAWSAYSRIEQVAKEKLEMHAPGPSERVLVSKN; encoded by the coding sequence ATGGCAACAAAGAAGCTGTGGTTGTTTGTGTTGTGGGGGCTGGTAATGGCATCTGCCCTGGGGGTGGTGCACACCACGCACCAGAGTCGGGTATTGACCGCTCAGCTGGAGCAGGCGCAGCGCTATCGGGATGAGCTGCGCTATGAGCAGGAGCGTTTACTGCTGGAGCGCGGTGCCTGGTCTGCTTACAGCCGAATTGAGCAGGTCGCAAAAGAAAAGCTTGAAATGCACGCGCCGGGTCCCTCCGAGCGGGTGTTGGTGTCTAAGAATTAG
- the rsmH gene encoding 16S rRNA (cytosine(1402)-N(4))-methyltransferase RsmH: protein MSQDLHRSVLLREAVDALVVDPDGFYIDGTFGRGGHSALVLEQLGEAGSLLAVDKDPQAIAFAGERFAGEPRFAIWHGSFADMDEAAAGKVGQVSGILLDLGVSSPQLDQAERGFSFMQDGPLDMRMDTSRGVSAADWVNTESESEMARVFKEYGEERFARRMSAAIAKRRVEKPFERTLDLAEVVKAANPAWEKGKHPATRVFQAIRIYINGELDDLYQALDKSLQLLKPGGRLVIISFHSLEDRIVKRFIREQEKGPQLPRGLPVMESQINKTLRSVGKAVKAEAQEVGENVRSRSAVMRVAERLPDRAQ from the coding sequence GTGTCCCAGGATCTGCATCGCAGTGTGTTGTTACGCGAGGCTGTGGACGCCCTGGTGGTGGACCCCGACGGCTTTTATATAGACGGCACTTTCGGCCGTGGTGGTCACAGTGCACTGGTGCTGGAGCAGCTCGGAGAGGCCGGTAGCCTGCTGGCGGTGGATAAGGATCCACAAGCCATCGCGTTCGCGGGCGAACGTTTTGCTGGTGAACCGCGGTTTGCGATCTGGCATGGCTCTTTTGCCGATATGGATGAGGCGGCCGCAGGAAAGGTGGGGCAGGTCTCCGGCATCTTGCTGGACCTGGGGGTCTCCTCACCACAGCTGGACCAGGCCGAACGCGGATTCAGCTTTATGCAGGATGGGCCGCTGGATATGCGTATGGATACCAGTCGCGGTGTGAGTGCCGCCGACTGGGTCAATACGGAATCCGAGTCTGAAATGGCGCGGGTGTTTAAAGAGTACGGAGAAGAGCGTTTTGCGCGCCGTATGTCGGCGGCCATTGCCAAGCGTCGGGTTGAAAAGCCATTTGAGCGCACGCTTGATCTGGCTGAGGTGGTGAAGGCGGCAAACCCCGCCTGGGAAAAGGGTAAGCACCCAGCCACGCGCGTATTCCAGGCAATACGGATATATATAAATGGTGAGTTGGATGACCTCTATCAGGCGCTGGACAAGTCGCTGCAGCTGTTAAAGCCCGGTGGGCGTCTGGTCATTATTAGCTTCCACTCACTGGAAGATCGCATCGTGAAGCGTTTTATTCGCGAGCAAGAAAAAGGGCCGCAGTTACCACGCGGGTTGCCGGTAATGGAAAGTCAGATCAACAAGACCCTGCGCTCTGTAGGCAAGGCGGTCAAGGCGGAAGCCCAAGAGGTCGGTGAGAACGTTCGCTCAAGAAGTGCGGTGATGCGGGTAGCTGAGCGGTTGCCGGATCGGGCGCAATAA
- the mraZ gene encoding division/cell wall cluster transcriptional repressor MraZ, which yields MYLGSHAINMDAKGRLAIPARVRDSLLEDCDGRLVVTAHTEERCLLVYPDAQWREILPKIEALSSFNKVARRAQRLLIGYACELQVDANGRVLIPPTLREYAGLEKKLMLVGQGKKLELWSEDRWMHWLDDSEGDGEMPEEMASLSL from the coding sequence ATGTATCTGGGTAGCCACGCAATCAATATGGATGCCAAGGGGCGTCTGGCGATTCCGGCGCGAGTAAGAGACTCGCTGCTGGAAGATTGTGATGGTCGTCTGGTTGTGACGGCGCATACGGAAGAGCGCTGCTTACTCGTCTATCCTGATGCACAGTGGCGCGAAATTCTTCCAAAGATTGAGGCGCTGTCCAGTTTCAATAAAGTGGCGCGTCGCGCCCAGCGGCTGTTGATCGGCTATGCCTGCGAGCTGCAGGTTGACGCCAATGGCCGGGTACTGATTCCTCCCACCCTGCGCGAGTACGCCGGGCTTGAGAAAAAGCTGATGCTGGTGGGGCAGGGCAAGAAATTGGAGTTGTGGAGCGAAGACCGCTGGATGCATTGGCTCGACGACAGCGAAGGGGATGGTGAGATGCCCGAAGAGATGGCTTCACTCTCCCTGTAA